A stretch of Cicer arietinum cultivar CDC Frontier isolate Library 1 chromosome 5, Cicar.CDCFrontier_v2.0, whole genome shotgun sequence DNA encodes these proteins:
- the LOC101495635 gene encoding uncharacterized protein At1g32220, chloroplastic-like → MLVLGGNGFVGSHICREALNHGLSVASISRSGRSSLHDSWASNVIWYKGNLLSAHSLKEALNGVTAVMSCIGGFGSNSYMYKINGTANINAIRAASDQESC, encoded by the exons ATGCTTGTGTTGGGAGGCAATGGATTTGTTGGATCACACATTTGTAGAGAAGCCTTAAATCATGGTTTATCTGTTGCGAGTATTAGCAG GTCTGGCAGGTCATCTCTGCATGACTCCTGGGCAAGCAACGTCATTTGGTATAAAG GGAATCTACTTTCAGCTCATTCATTGAAAGAAGCTCTGAATGGGGTCACTGCTGTT aTGTCATGTATAGGCGGTTTTGGCTCCAACTCATACATGTACAAAATTAATGGAACTGCTAACATCAATGCAATTAGAGCAGCTTCCGATCAAG AGAGCTGCTGA
- the LOC101495960 gene encoding LOW QUALITY PROTEIN: dirigent protein 15-like (The sequence of the model RefSeq protein was modified relative to this genomic sequence to represent the inferred CDS: inserted 3 bases in 2 codons), producing MTSLSWKNCVKEKARKKIMKRKCTIWIFLTLFLLSVTIPVQSGYYSEKSIHSLHLEEKVTHLNFYLFDILSRNKPTTVQVAQPNINVESKSATPFGHVYATTTPXREGPNESSKIIRNAQGLYLSSSQSENLTLVLYADFGFTRKFKGTISVFSRNPVTEPISELSVVGGRGKFRLARGFVHVKTHSIDFKNGDVILXYDVTVLHY from the exons ATGACG TCTTTAAGCTGGAAAAATTGTGTAAAAGAAAAAGCCAGAAAGAAAATAATGAAGCGTAAGTG TACAATCTGGATATTTTTAACTCTATTTTTATTGAGTGTGACAATTCCAGTGCAATCTGGATATTATTCAGAGAAAAGCATACACAGTCTTCACCTAGAAGAAAAAGTAACACATC ttaATTTCTACCTCTTTGACATTCTTAGTAGAAATAAACCCACTACAGTACAAGTTGCACAACCAAACATCAACGTTGAATCAAAATCAGCCACCCCTTTTGGCCACGTGTATGCAACGACGACCCC AAGAGAGGGTCCCAATGAAAGTTCTAAAATAATTAGAAATGCACAGGGTCTTTATTTATCTTCGAGTCAAAGTGAAAATTTAACACTTGTTTTGTACGCTGATTTTGGATTTACAAGAAAATTCAAAGGTACTATTAGTGTGTTTTCGAGGAATCCTGTTACTGAACCAATTAGTGAACTTTCTGTAGTTGGTGGAAGAGGTAAGTTTAGATTGGCTAGAGGATTTGTTCATGTTAAGACTCATTCTATTGATTTCAAAAATGGTGATGTCATTC AATATGATGTTACTGTGCTTCACTACTAA